The DNA region TTCTTCGCAGAAGCCCAGAGGCTGCGGGAACACAGGCTCTTGTTAGACGAAGAGGTGACAGTCAGGGGGCGGGTGTATGGTGTGCACCGGGTGATCTTGGCCGCAGTCAGCAGCCTCTTCCGAGACAGGCTGCTGAGCGGCGTAGCGCCGCGGCTTGGCTTCAGCCTGGATGTGGCCCCGGGGGGCTGGGAGGCCGTGCTGACCTTTGCCTACGAAGGGGTGCTGGGCCCCGCCTCATTGGGGGATGTGCTGGCTGCGGCTCATGCCTTGGGGGCGCCCCGGGTAAAGGCCGCGGCACAGCGGAGATGCGAGGAACCAGGAAACgccagggaagaagaaaagaagctcAGCCAGGCAGAGGAGCTGAGGGAGAGTCTGCGCAGCATAGAGCTTCTGTACCGAGAGGGCGTCGGGTGTGACCTGGAGCTGGAGGCAGACGGCTACAGGTTGCGGGGTGAGGGCCTGTGGGGCATTACATGGCTGCAGGTGCAGATGCTACCGAAATGGTGTGTAAGCAGCAGGTGGTTTGAACTCCACCACAGCGATTTTGGTACTGCTGTCAGAATTTCTCTAGGGTGACTTGTGGCGCTCAGCCAGTCACTGAGAACTGCGCGTGCGCAGTACAGTTGTTTTGCCAAGGCGTCGGATAGGTTTAAAATGACCCTTCAGGCTCTGGGTTTTTTCCTGCTCACTAACAAGGAATTTTCAGCCAGCTGGCTGGATTTAAGGGTACAATCCGTGGCAGTAGAACAAGCAGAAAGTGATTGACTCAAACAGATTAACTAGAGGCCCTTCTTGGCATCTTCTGTAGTACACAGGAAAAGGCAGAGGTATTGGGTGGAAAACAGTGTGTCAACAGTGTGCTTGACAACATGGCAGACTTAAGGGTTCTGCAGCTAATGAGCAAGGTCtggtactgtttttttttttttttccagaatcttaAGGCTAGCAGGCCATGGCACTTTGACTTTAGTCACTAGGAAAGCTAAGTAAAGTAGGGTTGAATAAATTGAGTATTATTCAGATTCTTCTAATACTTAGTGAAGTACAGGGTACCAGGAATTTTTACACATGACATCTCTCTCAATTCTCACTGAAAACTAGTGAGATAGAAACCATTGCCCCTAGGTGCAGACAAGGAACATTAAACTCAAGAGTTCTTAGCTGATGAAAACACGAATACAAGCTCACTCTTATTAGTTCAGTCAGCCTCCACTAGGCCTTGCATTACTTCCTCTGCAGTTATACCAAGATTCATACGACTTGGAAAATGGATGTGACACTTAAAAGTTCAAAGTTACAAGgaattagtttaaaaattatctaGTTCAGCTCTTATACTTTACTGACAAAGAAACCAGACCCCAAAACATGTCCAAAGTCATATAGTTACTTCTCGGTACAGGAATGACTGGGGACCAGAGTGTTTCTGGAACTCCCAGAAGGAAAACTATCCCAAAagcttttttttatcatttctgatAGCACTTGATGGAAGGAGACTTTaaaatttcacacacacaaaaaaaatttcactggggcttgaaatttaaatatatcccTATCACCGTCTAGGAACCCCTCACTTAAAGTGTTAGGAGGCAGTGGCAAGTACAAGTGGTTGTAAGCCCTTTCATAGTTGGATCTGAGCTACAGGTTGATTGATGATATCGAAGCTGAGTGGCTTAGAATGTAGATATTCTCTGACAATATATAATGGAAAACTATCACTGACGTTATTGGGAAGTGCTAGACCACTACCTAGTGCTTAAAAAGACAATGGAAAGCCATATCAACATCAGTTACCATTTGAGAGAGGCACATACATCATATTGGGCCAAAACAGCATGGAGTTAATAAACCTCACTAAGAGTTTGGCTCCTCTGTGACTTGTCAGGACTTCTAGCAgcatttccccctttttattaTGAAGCATCTCAAGCATATAGAAGAGTAAAGAGAATATTAAGATGAAAAGTCAAATACTTTTCATGCAGACTTAACAAATAACATCTTATTACTCatttcatctctatttttttctaaagtttaaaGGAAGTTTATGACATATTTCTCATAAATggttgggtgaaaaaaaagaaggacatttgggctgggatgtggctcactggtagagcatatgcttagcatgtaCTACATTCTGAgatcaatccctagcaccacaaaaaacaaaactgctttTCATATATCTACAATATCTTTATCATGCccaataaaattaacaataattcttTAATATAATATCACCtaggggctggcgttgtggctcagtggtagcatactcACCTAGcaagcctgaggccctgggttcgatcctcagcaccacataaaaacaagtaaaggtattgtgtccaactacaactaaaaaataaatatttaaaaaaaaatcacttagtcCACATTTATATATTCCCAGATCCTAAAAATGTGCTAGTTTATTCAAcccaagaatcaataaagggcTATACAGTATTTAGTCATATGtctcttaaatttcatttaatctaGCTGAGTGTTCTCTCCACATTTTTATGACTTAGTATATTGAAGAAACAAGATTAGTTATCCTATAAAATGTTCTATTTCCTGATTTTCCCGTATGGCTTTATTTTGTTAGTtcctttagttttttaatttcttacaaaCTTGACTTTAGATTTAAAGGCTTAATGAGATTTAGGTTAAATATTTGACAATGTTTGTTAATAGGACAATTTCATAGTCATGAAGGCCATGCAGATAACCAAATACTGGTACACAAGATTGTTTGTTGCAGGTTAATGTCAGTGACAATGGATGGTAATGATCTGCCCAGACAGCCACTggatggaaatagaaaataaatcacaTCCTTTCTGTAAtattcagtttccttttcttaaaacatGTAAATGAATTAGATGATTTTGAAGACTGATGTTCCAAATCTTGTGATTTCATGGACTATACCAAGATGAGCAGAGCGAAGTACAGAGGAAAGTTGGGACCCATGGGAAATCTTAAGCATTAAATCTTAGGCAAGAGAAGATGGCAATCAGATGGGGTTGTGTTATAGCCATTCTTGAGTTGTACCACTTTTCCAGCAAAATCTAACAGAATGGATTATGGCACTGGCTCTTgcatttgtaaagaaaagaactttattcTGTGAATATAGAGAGACTTATATAAGTTGCACATTGGTCTGTTCAGTTTATTTTGTGCCCCCTTATAGAAAATACTGTCTATGACGTTGTCTTCATAACTTGATCCATCAGGATTTGTTTTCTAACTCACCTGGAACCAAAAAACTAAAGCATCTTGAAGCCAAACTGAATATGAGACTCATGCAGggtgctcaaaaatattttgtgggttttttttttttttttttggtactcgggattgaacctaggtgtgctttatcactgagttatatccccaaacctttttaattttttattttgagacagggtcttgataagttgctgaggctggccacaaacttgtCATTTTCCTGTCCCAGCTTTCTGGgtagctgggatgataggcatgtgccattataCCAggcttaaaatgttaaaattcaaattcttggctgtctctccctctggagatggCCTGCATCCTCCCTTGAATATGTATTTCTTACTTTACTCCAAAAGATGTGTCTCCCCAAGATAtcctgcattctcccttgaaagCATATCTGTTTTCCTATTAAATCTGACCAGATCTGCTAAATCGGAATCCCTGGGGTTGGGCACTGAAGGCTGCATTTTAACAGGCATTCTGTGGTATTCCAGTGCACACCATAATTTGGCCTGTGGCTTTGGGTGGTTGGCCCACTTTGGGATTGTCAACTTAGGATTGTGCCTTGTAACACTCTGGGTCTTCCTCTGTTTCTTCTCTCCTGCAGTGCACCGAGCAGCCCTGGCCTGTGGCAGTGAGTTCTTTGGGGCTATGCTCCTGAGTGGGATGAGGGAATCCCAGGGCACAGAGGTGTCTCTGCATACCATCTCTAGCCAGGACCTGCGACTCCTTGTCTCTTTTGCCTACTCTGGAATTGTTCGAGCAAGTTGGCTAGGACTGCTGAGAGCTGCCCAGGCTGCTCTGCAATACCAAAGCTCTTCCTGCCTGGCTTTATGTCAGAGAGCCTTGGCACGAGACCTCAGCCCTGCCCGATgcctggccctgttccccatgGCTGAAGCCCCCGGGTTGGAGAGGCTCTGGAGCAAAGCCCGACACTACCTCCTCACCCACCTGCCTGCTGTGGCTTTGTGCCCTGCTTTCCCTTCTTTACCAGCTGCCTTCCTGGCTGAGCTCCTGGATAGTGATGAGCTCCATGTCCAAGAAGAGTTTGAGGCCTTTGTGGCTGCACGGTGTTGGCTAGCTGCCAACCCTGAGACCCAGGAGTCAGAGGCCAGGGCCCTGCTGCGATGTGTCCGCTTTGGCCGCATGTCTACCCGAGAGCTGAGGAAGGTGCGGGCAGCTGGGCTACCCCCAACCCTGCCCCCAGACCTGCTACACCAGCTGATGGTGGAGTCTGAGGTTCCAGGTCAAGAGAGGCGGAGGGAACCTGACCGGGCACTGGTGGTGATTGGTGGGGACGAGCTCAGACCTGATATGGCCCGAAGACAGCCATCTCGAAAAGTGTGTTGGGCCCGGGCCTTCCACTGTGGCATGGGACTGGTACGAACTGTGGAGTGGGGGCGGCTGCCTGCCCTGCCTGCCCCAGGTCGTTTCCGGCATGGGGCTGCAAGCGTGGCAGGAAGTGAACTCTATGTGTGTGGGGGACAGGATTTCTACAGCCACTCCAACACTCTGGCTTCAACTCTCAGGTATGGTCCTCTAAGAATGGGCAGGGTGTGGCAGGCCCCAAGGTGGGCAGGTGAGAGAAATTGATGACCCAACTAACTATAGATTCCCAGAGTCATTCTTTCCATCTCTTGTCCCACTGTGCCCAGGTGGGACCCCAGTCAAGAGGACTGGGAGGAGGTGGCACCTTTATGCCAGGCTCGGAGTTTTTTCCCCCTGATGGCATTGGATGGACAACTTTATGCCCTGGGTGGACGATACAATGGTGTTGCTCTCAACTCTGTGGAAACATATAACCCTGAACTCAATATCTGGAGGTAAGCAGGCAGGGGGCCATCAGGGAGAAATTAGACTTGGAGTAGAAGCAGAGTTGAAGATGCTGGTTGCCTGATCTTATATCCTGTTCTCCCTTAGGCCAGCACCTGCACTTCCGGCACCCTGCTTTGCCCATGCAGCTGCCATCTTGGAGGGCCAGTTGTATGTGAGTGGT from Ictidomys tridecemlineatus isolate mIctTri1 chromosome 5, mIctTri1.hap1, whole genome shotgun sequence includes:
- the Klhl33 gene encoding kelch-like protein 33 isoform X1, with protein sequence MSLLDTAHHLSDLQPVSLPLQKDGFGHPLPTERNSWPSSPDEDPDLLSFPLQEHSPRSLVPGNLPSPALFLEEEEQNEDDGDTAKLEGLCSEEHPSQFFAEAQRLREHRLLLDEEVTVRGRVYGVHRVILAAVSSLFRDRLLSGVAPRLGFSLDVAPGGWEAVLTFAYEGVLGPASLGDVLAAAHALGAPRVKAAAQRRCEEPGNAREEEKKLSQAEELRESLRSIELLYREGVGCDLELEADGYRLRVHRAALACGSEFFGAMLLSGMRESQGTEVSLHTISSQDLRLLVSFAYSGIVRASWLGLLRAAQAALQYQSSSCLALCQRALARDLSPARCLALFPMAEAPGLERLWSKARHYLLTHLPAVALCPAFPSLPAAFLAELLDSDELHVQEEFEAFVAARCWLAANPETQESEARALLRCVRFGRMSTRELRKVRAAGLPPTLPPDLLHQLMVESEVPGQERRREPDRALVVIGGDELRPDMARRQPSRKVCWARAFHCGMGLVRTVEWGRLPALPAPGRFRHGAASVAGSELYVCGGQDFYSHSNTLASTLRWDPSQEDWEEVAPLCQARSFFPLMALDGQLYALGGRYNGVALNSVETYNPELNIWRPAPALPAPCFAHAAAILEGQLYVSGGCNGTGQYLGSLLHYDPKLEKPGTFLSPMGIPRAGHVMAALGGRLYVAGGLGETGDLLSFEAYEPRTDSWTRLAPLPSPHVGAAGAVLQGELLVLGGYSHRTYALSHLIHAYCPGLGRWLCLGTLPRPRAEMPACILTLPTVQHIALVPTLHQTKPAG
- the Klhl33 gene encoding kelch-like protein 33 isoform X2, whose product is MLLSGMRESQGTEVSLHTISSQDLRLLVSFAYSGIVRASWLGLLRAAQAALQYQSSSCLALCQRALARDLSPARCLALFPMAEAPGLERLWSKARHYLLTHLPAVALCPAFPSLPAAFLAELLDSDELHVQEEFEAFVAARCWLAANPETQESEARALLRCVRFGRMSTRELRKVRAAGLPPTLPPDLLHQLMVESEVPGQERRREPDRALVVIGGDELRPDMARRQPSRKVCWARAFHCGMGLVRTVEWGRLPALPAPGRFRHGAASVAGSELYVCGGQDFYSHSNTLASTLRWDPSQEDWEEVAPLCQARSFFPLMALDGQLYALGGRYNGVALNSVETYNPELNIWRPAPALPAPCFAHAAAILEGQLYVSGGCNGTGQYLGSLLHYDPKLEKPGTFLSPMGIPRAGHVMAALGGRLYVAGGLGETGDLLSFEAYEPRTDSWTRLAPLPSPHVGAAGAVLQGELLVLGGYSHRTYALSHLIHAYCPGLGRWLCLGTLPRPRAEMPACILTLPTVQHIALVPTLHQTKPAG